The genomic window AGGATGTGCCCAATAGCGTATCGCTGATCTCCTTGAAAGATATTGAACGTCGCAATAAAACTTATCTCAATGAAGTGCTTGAGTATACTCCTGGCGTCTATATGATGGAAGGGGATGTGAATATTCGCGGTTCTTCTGGATTCAGCCTGGGAGCAGGCAGCCGTGTGCTATTTCTGGTCGATGGCATTCCGATGATGCCAGGTGATAGTGGGGATATCAAATGGGATTTGGTTCCACTCTCTCAAATCGACCGCGTCGAAATCGTTAAAGGAGCTGGGTCCGCGCTTTATGGCTCGCACGCCTTAGGGGGAGTCATCAATATTATCACCAAAGAACCAGCTCCAAAGCCAGCCACTACCTTTCAGTATTCTATTGGCATTTATGACAAACCATATTATCCCGAGTGGCGCTGGACCAACCGCCGGCTCAATTTCAATCAATTCGACATCACCCATTCTCAAAATTGGAACAAGGTGGCCTTGGTCGTCTCCGGCGGACGAAAAGAATCGACTGGCTACCAGCAAAATGGGTTTTACAACTATTATAATCTCTTGGGCAAACTGATCTATCGGCGAAACACTCACGCCACGTTGACTTTGCAGAGCAATTGGTCTACTGGTGACTACGGCGAGATTTTCCTCTGGCGCAATCAAAATGATGTTTATGAGATGCCAGTCCCTTCCATCGGCGATTGGGTGAACTCCAATAAATTCAGCCTTAATGGGGTCTATCGGGAATTGCTCAACTCAAAATTCACCTATAAAATTAGAACTTCATATTTCGCGAATGATTTTCAACATTATCACCATGACAACAATGACTTCTCCAAGGCAAAGAAATTAGGGGTTGAATTACAAGCCGATTATTTCGCTCATAAACATCATGCCCTGACCTTTGGGGTTGAGGGGATCTACGATTATACTCGTTCGCAAGTATGGGGCAATCATGATGCTTATACCCTTGCGGCTTATTTGCAGAATGAATGGCGGCCGCTCCGAACATTTTCATTGACGCTCGGCGGGAGATTGGACTATCATTATGTCGATACGGGTATTGAGGATACCCAATTTAATCCCAAAGTCGGCTTAAATTTTCGACCGATCGCAACCACAACCATCCGAGCCTCGCTGGGACGAGGATTTCGCGCCCCTACTCTGGCCGAAATGTTCACCGAAACATTTACGGCAGGGTTCAAAGTGATCCGCAACCCCTATCTTAAAGCAGAAACGGCCTGGTCTTATGAACTTGGGATTAATCAAATTCTTTCAAACAAAATGATGCTCGATTTGGCCCTGTTCCATAATGATTACAAGAATTTCATTGAACCCGAACCAGATATCTATCAAACCGTTCAATTCGTCAACGTGTCCAACGCCAGAATCCGAGGCTTCGAGATCACAGCACAGGGCGCGATTCTCGAACGGTGGCTGAGCTTTAATACCAGCTATACTTATATGGATCCAATTGACCGGGATACTAAACAGATCCTCGCCTATCGACCGCGCCATCTGTTTACCTCTGGCTTGACGCTGTCGCACTCCATCTTTGAAGCTGGAGTAGATTTCAGATATGTCAGTCGCCTCGAGCGGGTGAAAGTCTATCCGAATGATGATCGCGTTGCGCAAAAGGTTTGGGATGCTCGGATCGCAGCTAAGCTTTTGGGATTTAACCTGTCTTTTAACATCAACAATGTTTTTCAATATAATTACTGGCAGATCGAGCGCAACATCGGGCCACCGAGAAATTATGTTTTTACAGTCACACGGGAATTGTAAAGTTTTAAGCCATTATTGATCAGTTCTTAGTAGTTCGATATCTATAAGCATAAATGGCAATAGGAGTCGATGGAAGGATAGCTTCGAAGTAATCATATATTAGGACGAATTAGCATTACTGTTTTACACGAATTTAGTCTTCGAAAGGGAAGGAGGTGATCGGCCAGGAATCAGGGTCATCAAAATCAAAATTAGGAAGTGATTCTTTAAATCAATCATTCATTCAAAACATCATTTCATGGGAGGTTAAAATGAAACGATTCACATCTTATGCTACGTTCTTTTGCGTTTTGTTGATAGCTGGTTCCGTGTTCGCCTCTGGTGTGGCGCTCACAGGCATTGGCGCCCGAGCTACTGCTTTGGGTGGCAACTATCGCGCAATTTCTAATGATTGGAGTGCGATGTTCTGGAACCCGGCTGGTCTAAGCCAAATTCAGGGTTTTCACATTGGTGGCAGTTTTGAGCTGATCACTCCAACATCAAAAGTGACGTTAGCTCCATACGCATTGCCATTTGCCGTTTACAAAACTGAAGAATTCAAAAATGAGCCCAAGACCTTCCCCATCCCAGCCGCTGGTTTTGTCTATGGCGCGGAAAAAATGAGCTTCGGCTTGAGCGTTTTTGCACCGTTCGGCCTCGGCGCGAAGTGGGACGCCATGAACACGGCTGCTTACAATCCCGATTATCCTGAATTCGATTTTGAAGATGATCTCCAGGTCATCGATATCCATCCGACCTTCGCTTATCAGGTGAGCGATAAATTATCTGTGGGCTTGGGGGGTAGCGTTGTTTTGACCAATATTATGATTCGCAAACCCACCACCACTCCGAATCCACTGTTGGCAGATCCAAATTATGCACCGCTCAAGGTTGGCGTCCTCAAACCTTTGGGTCTGGATCAACCGATCTATAATTATATCCTGACTGAGACCAAACTAGAGGGTGACGGCATTGGCTTTGGTTTCAATCTTGGTCTCAAATATAATCTGACCGAATGTTTATCTTTAGGTCTATCGGGCAATTATTATAACGATGTTTCTTTGGATGGCAAGATCAGCGCCACCACCTATTTTGCCAAGGCCGATCAGACGAAATTTGCCACTCTACAGGGTACATTGAACACAATGGTTCAACAGGGGATGTTGAGCGCGGCTCAGGCCCAACAGATTTTAGGGATTTATAGTGGCCAGAAGCAAGTGCGATATGATAACGCCAAAGGCGACGCAACCCTCCCCTTGCCAATGACATTAGGAGCTGGGCTCGCTTTTTCTGGCGTCGAGAATCTGCTGCTCAGCGCAGATGTCTCCTGGACCCAATGGTCTGCCTGGGACGTTATCCCCATTGAAATGGAAGACGGCACGAAAATGGAATTGGTCGAAAATTGGAAGGATGGGATCCGTGTTGGACTCGGCGCCGAATATACGCTGTTGCCATCACTAAAGCTCCGAGCTGGTTATTACACCGAGCCATCTGCTATTCCCGATGAGACATTGACCATCACCATTCCCGATATCAGTCGGCGCCATGCCCTGAACTTTGGCGCCAGTTACCATCTCGGCCCACTTAGCGTGTTCGCCAGCTATGAGAAGATATTTATCGGCGACCGCATAGTCAGCTCATGGGTAATGACCCAAGATAAAACCGGTTTTGATAATATGGCCGGTACCTACAAAATGGACGTGAACAACTTCATGTTCGGACTGGGCTACAACTTCTAATTGTGCTTTTTATAATATCCCATGCAAAAACCCCTCAAGGCGCTTGCCTGAGGGGTTTTTTTTAGCCAATTTCATGAATCATTTCAGATCAATTCTAATTATTCCAATAGCATCAACTGATTCCAATCATTTTCAGCTTGGAATTTTTTATTCAATCAATCAGATATTCGCAAGTTTCGTGGTGTTGGGTTCGTCAGAATATGGTTTTATAAGAACTGGATGTTGATGAAATTAATTGAGAGGTTACCTTGCCAAAGTTTCAAAGCTATCTTTCGATGTGGGAGCGCACCGCGCGGACGAAATGATTAAAATCATGATAGTTCAAATGGCAACAACCATAGTTGAAAAAAACGACCCACGCGCGCGTTCGCTTTTCTGACGCATCAGCGGTCCAAATCGAAAGCTGTTTGGGGTCAAAAATTGGATCAATATAAAGGCTGGTGGTTTCATTATGATTGCGCATCAAACTCATGGCTTCCTCTAAAGTCGGGAGCCGCCAATCATGATATCCACCATAGCCTCTTTGGTTTAGGGCCTTGAGCCATTCTTGCGTCTGTTCAAACCACATAGACTCCTGAGAGCCGCTCTGTTGCCAGAGCAATTTGGATTGCGGGTCGAAAACCATGGCGTCCCCTGATAGTTCGAATATTTCCAGTTGGCCTGAAGCCCCTCGCCCAGATATGTTTCGTTTGATGTCAAAAAAATCACACTTTTTAATCAGATTAGTAACCTGTGTTTCACTCAATTGCTGGGCTTGGTCTCTGGGCTTCATTCGGGTAGGATTAGCAATATCGCTGGTCTGACATGATTTTGCCTCAACTGGAGCTGACGACGGTTGGTCATTTAAATTCAGCAAGGTTTTGAGAGTGGCATAGCCATGATCGAAATCAGCAAATCTGACAAATAGAAAGCTCCGAAATGGGTCCAATTGTCGAGTATCGTCTAACAAACAACTCAGAATGGTCTTTTTTAGCTGCGAGGCCATTCGCCATTCTGCAAAAACATTCCGGGCAGCAGCAGCATGATATGACCAGACTAACAAAAAAATATCGCAATCTTCAATCGCGCTTCCAAACATCTCGACGGGATAATCGCGATCCTTGAGTTGCGCAAAATAAATCCAGACCTCAACTCCGTCATTCCGTAACTGTGTTGCCAGACGTCTGGCAAATTCATTGTCTTCCCAGGCATGGCTGATAAACACCTTCAACATGGGTTGTTTGACCATATTTCATCAATGCTCTTGTCGCGGGCTGAGATCAAGCCACAGCTCCTTGCCTTCTCTAAGTTGCTTTTGAAAGCTGCGCTCTGTTAACATATTATAGCCCAATACGACAGCTTCTGCAAAAAAATTTGACAATCTTTTATTGGAAAAATGGCAATTGTTTATTATATTTGCACGGAGGGTCATGGGTCATGGTAACACGCTTTGGTTTTCTGATCAATATTAACTCCTGAAACCGAAGCAGCTTCGTTAAAAAATTCGAAAAATCCCTGAGTTCAGAGATCAAACATCCCAAATGTGATCCAAGCACTAATCTGGAGGGACTGAAGCAGAATGAAAACCTATCAAATTTTCTATATTGCAGGATTGGCTTTGCTTATAATTTCGGTTTCAGCTTATTTCGTCGGCTCGCTGGTGATATTCTCCGCCGACGATGAAACGGCGGCCAATTTGCTCGGGAGAAAAATTCAACTTGACTCTAATTATGATATTCAGGAAAGCATTTCCGCGTTTGTTGATTCGAACCGTTTTCACTATCGCTGGCTGCTCTGGTTCGGCGGAGCGATTGGAGCGGCATTGATAGGGATTGGTCTTTGGCTGGAACGAAAAACAGAAGGTCCAGATCTGTTTTTAGATGATGAGTTAGATGAAGATGAAGAGGAATCATCATTTTGAACGCCAAGTTTCTGCGAGATATAGATTGTTAAAAAATCAAACACGTATCCTTCGGCCCCCAATGATCTCACAACTCGATCTCTCCATCGCCAAACCATTTTTCACCCCTTTTCAGCTGCTTTTCCGCAAAGACCAATAGCTGAATGTATTTTCTGGTGATACTTAAAACATTATAGAGCACTGCTCTGCATTCAATATTTCTAATGATAAATTCGAATTGTTTAATAATCTGTTTGCCGATTGCTTTTGGACCGTTTTCAATACAAAGAAAAGCGAGCTGTAAGCTGTTTAATCTAACAAACTGCCCAACGGACCGACGAATATGTCTATTTTTTATATGAGGGGCTTCGAAAGGATAGTTGCAATCCGCATAAAACGGGTCTCCACTTTACCGTTTCCATTGCAATATGGGCTATCTACACGTTACAGAATTTGAATGTCAGCCACCCCAGATAAACCTTTTTTAATAATCTGATTGATTGATGAAATAGTGATGATCGAGTGGGAGTCAAGATACGAATGAAGGTGAGAGGAAAATCGAAAATCGTATTTATGGGAGGCAATCTACTGGGTTGTAATTGTCTCCGATATTTGTTGCGGGCAAAGAATGTGAAGATTTTGAAAGTGGTTGGCAATTATCATGACAATGGTTCTGTGATTGAGCCGCGCGTTTGGAATGCTTCTTTGGCTCGGGTGGCATTGAATCGGAATTTGCCGTTTATTCAACCGAAATCGACGCACAACTTGCAATTCATCAATGATATTCAAAACATCGATCGTCCCGATTTTATTTTTACTCTTGAGTACGACAAGATATTGGATCCGATGATCCTCGCCATCCCTCGGATTGGAACGATCAATATCCATTTTTCACCTCTGCCAAGGCATCGCGGTCAGTTTCCAGTGGTCTGGTCATTATTGGAGGACGACGAAGCGGGAATCACCCTGCATTGGGTGACCGAGAAAATCCACGCTGGTGATATCATCGCCACTCAGAAAATCCGAATTGAGCCAGAAGATACAGCCTATTCTTTGTATATGAAACTAACAAAGGTCGGCTTAGAGCTGTTCAAAAGCTATTTTCCAAAGATCATCAAAGGGACTGCTCCGCGAATCCCACAGGATGAGAGTCAAGCCAATTATCATGCCGCCGGATATCCAGAACAGCGCATTATTAACTGGAACAAATCAGCAAAAGAGATCGATCGCTTCATTCGAGCGCTTACTTTTCCTGAGTTCGAACCAGCGCGCACCTATTTTCATGATATGGAGATAAGCATACTGCACCCCGTAGAGGTGCTGCCCCCTGAATCTAATGGTTCACTGCACGCACCTGGGACAATTGTTAATATTGGCACAGATGGACTGATTGTCAAGACCGGCGACGGTGATATTTTGATTAAAAAAATCCGGATCAATGAATCATTGCCGATCGATGCTTATAAGCTGGCTCGATTATTTGATCTTCACGTTGGCGAAGCATTCAGAAATATCGAAAAGCTCCATGTCGAAACGCAGCTCAATCTCATTGTTCCCTGATAACCTTTTCCGCAATCAATATCACATGTTCGTAATTACTTTGTTACTCTGATATCACTCCAGTGCAAAAAAAAGAGAATTCATCTGCTTGAAACGACAAGAAATCATTATAGAGCGGGTGAGGCTGATGGGCACTTTTGCTTTTGCAAATCTTTTTGATTGAAAGAAATAGACTCAGTTGATCTATGAGTAATTTCGAGGGAATAGAAACTTTGGACGTCATTGATTGTTGTGTTCAAAGGAAGATTTGGGGGGAAATGCTATGATAGAAAACAAGGACAACTGTCGTGTAGTGATTATTGGATTGGAAGGGGCTACTTTTAATCTCATCCATCCGCTGATAAATCGAAATAGCCTACCATTTTTCCAAAAATTGATGGGGAAAGCCAGCTATGGGATCGTCAAATCCAATCTTCCGCTTAATAGCGCCTGCAATTGGACATCCTTATTTACTGGTATGAACCCGGGCAAACATAATATTTACGATTATCTGCGATACGATAATGGATCCTATCAACCTGATTTGATAGGGTCGGATAGTTTTAAAGCTCCTTTGCTTTGGAACATCGCTAGTGCGAATAATGTGCAAACCATTCTTTTAAATGCCCCTATTGCCACATGCCCCGAACCTCTCAATGGCATTATGGTCAGCGGTATGCTCTCT from candidate division KSB1 bacterium includes these protein-coding regions:
- a CDS encoding DUF1566 domain-containing protein; translation: MVKQPMLKVFISHAWEDNEFARRLATQLRNDGVEVWIYFAQLKDRDYPVEMFGSAIEDCDIFLLVWSYHAAAARNVFAEWRMASQLKKTILSCLLDDTRQLDPFRSFLFVRFADFDHGYATLKTLLNLNDQPSSAPVEAKSCQTSDIANPTRMKPRDQAQQLSETQVTNLIKKCDFFDIKRNISGRGASGQLEIFELSGDAMVFDPQSKLLWQQSGSQESMWFEQTQEWLKALNQRGYGGYHDWRLPTLEEAMSLMRNHNETTSLYIDPIFDPKQLSIWTADASEKRTRAWVVFFNYGCCHLNYHDFNHFVRAVRSHIER
- a CDS encoding TonB-dependent receptor, translating into MKNTKFLLIIISAITFPIQSILGQPSNTYGILIGKVIDSATGIPLPGANVMLMQTVMGASSDLNGNFKVNRIPPGKYNVKATMMGYKSQTVSVDIPAGQTISIEFRLEETVIESPTLVVTASKKAQSFQDVPNSVSLISLKDIERRNKTYLNEVLEYTPGVYMMEGDVNIRGSSGFSLGAGSRVLFLVDGIPMMPGDSGDIKWDLVPLSQIDRVEIVKGAGSALYGSHALGGVINIITKEPAPKPATTFQYSIGIYDKPYYPEWRWTNRRLNFNQFDITHSQNWNKVALVVSGGRKESTGYQQNGFYNYYNLLGKLIYRRNTHATLTLQSNWSTGDYGEIFLWRNQNDVYEMPVPSIGDWVNSNKFSLNGVYRELLNSKFTYKIRTSYFANDFQHYHHDNNDFSKAKKLGVELQADYFAHKHHALTFGVEGIYDYTRSQVWGNHDAYTLAAYLQNEWRPLRTFSLTLGGRLDYHYVDTGIEDTQFNPKVGLNFRPIATTTIRASLGRGFRAPTLAEMFTETFTAGFKVIRNPYLKAETAWSYELGINQILSNKMMLDLALFHNDYKNFIEPEPDIYQTVQFVNVSNARIRGFEITAQGAILERWLSFNTSYTYMDPIDRDTKQILAYRPRHLFTSGLTLSHSIFEAGVDFRYVSRLERVKVYPNDDRVAQKVWDARIAAKLLGFNLSFNINNVFQYNYWQIERNIGPPRNYVFTVTREL
- a CDS encoding methionyl-tRNA formyltransferase, whose amino-acid sequence is MKVRGKSKIVFMGGNLLGCNCLRYLLRAKNVKILKVVGNYHDNGSVIEPRVWNASLARVALNRNLPFIQPKSTHNLQFINDIQNIDRPDFIFTLEYDKILDPMILAIPRIGTINIHFSPLPRHRGQFPVVWSLLEDDEAGITLHWVTEKIHAGDIIATQKIRIEPEDTAYSLYMKLTKVGLELFKSYFPKIIKGTAPRIPQDESQANYHAAGYPEQRIINWNKSAKEIDRFIRALTFPEFEPARTYFHDMEISILHPVEVLPPESNGSLHAPGTIVNIGTDGLIVKTGDGDILIKKIRINESLPIDAYKLARLFDLHVGEAFRNIEKLHVETQLNLIVP
- a CDS encoding outer membrane protein transport protein, which codes for MKRFTSYATFFCVLLIAGSVFASGVALTGIGARATALGGNYRAISNDWSAMFWNPAGLSQIQGFHIGGSFELITPTSKVTLAPYALPFAVYKTEEFKNEPKTFPIPAAGFVYGAEKMSFGLSVFAPFGLGAKWDAMNTAAYNPDYPEFDFEDDLQVIDIHPTFAYQVSDKLSVGLGGSVVLTNIMIRKPTTTPNPLLADPNYAPLKVGVLKPLGLDQPIYNYILTETKLEGDGIGFGFNLGLKYNLTECLSLGLSGNYYNDVSLDGKISATTYFAKADQTKFATLQGTLNTMVQQGMLSAAQAQQILGIYSGQKQVRYDNAKGDATLPLPMTLGAGLAFSGVENLLLSADVSWTQWSAWDVIPIEMEDGTKMELVENWKDGIRVGLGAEYTLLPSLKLRAGYYTEPSAIPDETLTITIPDISRRHALNFGASYHLGPLSVFASYEKIFIGDRIVSSWVMTQDKTGFDNMAGTYKMDVNNFMFGLGYNF